CGTACCCGACGAAGCACGCGCGGGTCGGCAACGCCGTCGGTCTCGACACCCCGGCGAGCACCGTCCGGCTCCTCGCCCGGCTCGCCGAAGAGGGCTACGACCTGGGCGGGGGTTTTCCCGGTGTCGCCGAGCAGGACGGTGACGCGCTCGTCCACGCGCTGATCGCGGCGGGCGGGCAGGACGAGGACTGGCTCACCGAGGAGCAGCTCGCGGGCAACCCCGTCCGCATCTCCGGCGCGGCCTACGAGCGCTGGTACCGGACGCTCCCCGCGGACCTGCGCGCGGAGATGGAGCGGCACTGGGGCCCGCCGCCCGGCGAGCTGTTCGTCCAGGACGGCGACATCGTCCTGGCCGCCCTGCGCGCCGGCAACGTCGTGGTGATGGTGCAGCCGCCGCGCGGCTTCGGGCAGAACCCGATCGCCATCTACCACGACCCCGACCTGCCGCCCAGCCACCACTACCTGGCCGCCTACCGGTGGCTGTCGGACGAGTTCGGCGCGCACGCGATCGTGCACGTCGGCAAGCACGGCAACCTGGAGTGGCTGCCCGGCAAGGCGGCGGGGATGTCGGCGTCGTGCGGCCCCGACGCCGCCCTCGGCGATGTTCCGCTGATCTACCCGTTCCTCGTGAACGACCCCGGCGAGGGCACGCAGGCCAAGCGCCGCGCGCACGCCGTCCTGGTGGACCACATGGTCCCGCCGATGGCCCGTGCGGAGACCTACGGCGACATCGCGCGGCTGGAGCAGCTCCTCGACGAGCACGCCACGATCGCCGCGATGGATCCGGCGAAGCTGCCCGCGATCCGCGCGCAGATCTGGACGCTGATCCAGGCCGCGAAGCTCGACCACGACCTCGGCCTTGACGACCGTCCCCACGACACCGAGTTCGACGACTTCCTGCTGCATGTGGACGGCTGGCTGTGCGAGGTGAAGGACGCGCAGATCCGCGACGGCCTGCACGTCCTCGGGCAGGCGCCGACCGGCTCCACGCGAGTGGACCTGGTGCTCGCCATGCTGCGCGCCCGGCAGATGTGGTCGGGCCGAGAGACGCTGCCCGGCCTGCGCGAAGCGCTCGGCCTCACCGAGGACGGCACCGCCGGACTCACCGACGTGGACGCCGCCGAGGCCACCGCGCGCGCCCTCGTCCATGCCATGGAGGACGCCGGCTGGGCGGTGGACGCCGTCCCCCAGGTCGTGCAGCGTGTTCCGGCCGAGCGGCGCGCTCTCGTGGCCCGCGTGCTGGAGTTCGCCGCCACCGAGGTCGTCCCGCGCCTGGCGCGCACACCGGACGAGCTCGACCACGTCCTGCACGCCCTGGACGGCGGGTACGTCCCCGCGGGCCCGAGCGGGTCGCCGCTGCGCGGGCTCATCAACGTCCTGCCGACCGGCCGCAACTTCTACTCCGTGGACCCGCGCGCCGTGCCCAGCCGCCTCGCCTGGGAGACCGGGCAGGCGATGGCGGACTCGCTGCTGGAGCGCTACCGCGCCGACCACGGCGAATGGCCGCGCTCGGTCGGCCTGTCGGTGTGGGGGACGAGCGCGATGCGCACCGCGGGCGACGACATCGCCGAGGTGCTCGCGCTGCTCGGCGTCCGCCCCCGCTGGGACGAGGCATCCCGCCGCATCACCGACCTGGAGCCCGTCCCCCTGGACGAGCTGGGACGGCCGCGCATCGACGTGACCGTCCGCATCAGCGGCTTCTTCCGCGACGCGTTCCCGCACGTCGTGGCCATGCTGGACGACGCCGTCCGCCTCGTCGCGGGCCTGGACGAACCCGAGGACGCCAACTACGTCCGCGCCCACGTCCAGTCCGACGCGCGCGAGCACGGCGACGAGCGCCGCGCCACCCTGCGCGTGTTCGGGTCGGCGCCGGGAGCGTACGGGGCGGGGCTGCTCCCGCTCATCGACAGCCGCAACTGGCGCGACGACGCCGACCTCGCCGAGGTGTACGCGGTGTGGGGCGGCCACGCCTACGGCCGCGACCTCGACGGCGTCCCCGCCCGCGCCGACATGGAGAACGCCTACCGGCGGATCGCGGTCGCCGCCAAGAACGTCGACACCCGCGAGCACGACATCGCCGACTCCGACGACTACTTCCAGTACCACGGCGGCATGATCGCGACCGTGCGGGCGCTGACCGGCAAGGCGCCCGAAGCCTACGTCGGCGACAGCACCCGCCCCGACGCCGTCCGCACCCGCACGCTGTCGGAGGAGACCGCGCGCGTCTTCCGCGCCCGCGTCGTCAACCCGCAGTGGCTCGCGGCGATGCGGCGGCACGGCTACAAGGGCGCGTTCGAGCTGGCCGCGACCGTCGACTACCTGTTCGGCTACGACGCCACCACCGGCGTCATGGCCGACTGGATGTACGACAGGCTCACCGCCGCCTACGTCCTGGACGAGGAGAACCGCGCGTTCATGGAGGAGTCGAACCCGTGGGCGCTGCACGGCATCGCCGAACGGCTCCTGGAGGCGGCCGAGCGCGGCATGTGGGAACACCCGGACCCGGAGATCCTCCAAGGGCTCCAGGAGGTCTACCTCAAGGCTGAGGGCGACCTGGAGGACGACACCAGCCGCTGAGCCGCCTCCGGATACCCGGCCCAGTGCAGGTGCAGGTAGGACGCGGTGATCCGCTCATCTCCGAACCCGTCTCCGAACTTTCCGCCGGCGCCGCTCCACCGGAACAGCGGTTCGGCGGCCCCGCCGGTCAAGGCGGTGCGGTGGAACTCGTGGCCGCGGAACCGCTCGCCCGGCCGCGTCAGCGGCGACTCCACCATCGCGACCGCCTCCCGGTAGCCGAGCGTCAGCCGGGACGTCATCGCGGCCCGGCCGGGGATACGCCCGCACATCGCCCGCCCGTCGAGCTCCTCGCACAGGTACAGCAGCCCGGCGCACTCCGCGGCGACCGGGCCGCCGAACGCCGCCACGGCCGCGAGCATCGGCGCGTTGGCCGCGAGCTCGTGCGCGTGCACCTCGGGGAACCCGCCGCCGATGACGAGCGCGGCCGTCCCGTCCGGGAGGGCCTCGTCGCGCAGCGGGTCGAACACCGCCACGTCCGCACCCGCCGCGCGCAGCAGCTCCACGTGCTCGGCATAGGAGAAGGTGAACGCCGGCCCGCCCGCCACCGCGACGACCGGCCGGCCCGGCACCGGGGTCACCTGCTCCGCCGGGTCCCACGGCCGCCCCGCCGGCGGGGGAGCGGTGGCGGCGAGCCGCAGCAGCGCGTCCAGGTCGCAGGATTCGGCGACGAGCGCGCCGAGCCGCTCCACCGCGCGCACGGCGTCGCCTCCGCGCTCGGCCGCCGGGATCAGCCCGAGATGCCGGGACGGCGTGACGACCCCGCCGTCCCGCCGGATCGCCCCGAGGACCGGCACCCCCGACGCCTCCAGCGCCTCCCGGCACAGCTCCTCGTGCCGGTCCGACCCCACCCGGTTCAGGATGACCCCGCCGATCCGGACCCCCGGCTCGAACACCGCGAAGCCCTGCACGAGCGCCGCGACCGACCGGCTCTGCCGCGCCACGTCCACCACCAGGACCACCGGGGCCCCGAGCAGCCGCGCCACATGCGCCGTGGACGCGAAACCGCTCGCGCGGAACTCCTCACCGCCGTGCCCGTCGAACAGGCCCATTACGCCTTCGACCACCGCGACGTCCGCGCCGGCGGCGCCGTGCAGGAACAGCGGCGCGATCCGGTCCTCGCCCACCAGCCACGGGTCGAGGTTGCGGCCCGGCCGGCCCGCCGCGAGCGAGTGGTACCCCGGGTCGATGTAGTCGGGGCCGACCTTGTGCGGCGACACCCGCAGGCCGCGCGCCCGCAGCGCCGCGATCAGGCCGGTCGCGACGGTCGTCTTCCCGCTGCCCGACGACGGCGCCGCGACGACGAGCCGCGGCACTGCATGGGAGGTCACCACTCGATGCCCCGCTGGCCCTTCTGCCCCGCGTCCATCGGATGCTTGACCTTGCCCATCTCCGTCACCAGGTCCGCGACCTCGACGAGCCGGTCCGGCGCGTCCCGTCCGGTGATGACGACGTGCTGGTCCCCGGGACGACCGGTGAGGGTCTCGACGACTTCGGCCAGGTCCAGCCAGCCCCACTTGAGCGGGTAGGTGAACTCGTCCAGGACGTAGAAGCGGTACGTCTCGGCGGCCAGGTCGCGCTTGATCTGCGCCCAGCCCTCCCGCGCGTTCTCCGCGTGGTCGTCCTCGGCGCCCGGCCGCCGGATCCACGACCAGCCCTCACCCATCTTGTGCCAGGCGACGGACCCGCCCTCGCCGCTCTCGCCCAGCACCCGCAGGGCGCGCTCCTCGCCGATCCGCCACTTCGCCGACTTCACGAACTGGAACACCCCGATCGGCCAGCCCTGGTTCCACGCCCGCAGCGCCATCCCGAACGCGGCGGTGGACTTGCCCTTGCCGGGCCCGGTGTGGACGATCAGCAGCGGCCGGTTGCGGCGCTGCCGCGTGGTGAGACCGTCGTCGGGGACGGACACCGGCTTCCCCTGGGGCATGTCAGGCCGCCTTCCTGTGCTCCTGCTTGCGATGACTCCGGACGATCCCGTCGAGGTCGCCCAGCGGGACGAGCCGCGCATCCAGCCGCACCGCCAGCTTCCCCGCCAGCCCGAGCCGCACCGGGCCGTCCTCGCAGTCCACGACGATCCCCGCCGTGCCCGCGAGCAGACCCGCCGCCCGCTCCACGTCGCCTGCCGCGGTGGCGCGGCCGTCGGTGACGACCACCAGCAGCGGACGGCGCGCCGGATCGCGCAGCCGCTCCACGCGCAGCACCTCCGCGGCCTTCACCAGCCCGGCGGCCAGCGGCGTGCGGCCCCCGGTCGGCAGCGCGCGCAGCCGCGCCGCCCCCGCCTCCACCGACGAGGTCGGCGGCAGCACCAGGTCGGCGTCCCGCCCCCGGAAGGTGATCATGCCGATCTTGTCGCGGCGCTGGTAGGCGTCCAGCAGCAGGCTCAGCACGGCCGTCTTCACCGTGGTCATGCGGCGCCGCGCGGCCATCGACCCGCTGGCGTCCACGACGAACAGCACCAGGTTGCCCTCGCGCCCCTCGCGGACCGACTCGCGCAGGTCGTCCGGCCGCAGCACCAGGCCGGGACCGGACCGCCCGCGCGCCCGCTGATGCGGCGCCGCGGCCAGCAGCGTCGCGATCACGTGCGGGTCGCGAATCCGCCCCGCCGGGCGGCGCGTACCCGTCACCTTGCCCAGCGCCGTCCGCGACCGCGACCGGCGGCCCGCCGCGCCCTCGCCGACGCCCGGGACCTTCAGCAGCGGCACCGCGTGCGGCGCGGCGGCCGCCGCGACCTTCCCGGCCTCCGCCTCTCCCGCACCGCCGGGCGCTTCGCTCTCCGTCGCCTCCCCATCCCCGCTCGGTGCGTCGCCGGGCCGTGCGGCGTCTGGTGCGTCGGAATGCTCCGCCCCGTCACCGGAGGGCGGCGACGGACCGTCCCCGCCCTCCGGTGGCGCGCCGCCGGGCGGTGTGTCGTCGGGCCCGTCATCGGGGGACGTACTGTTCAGCAGCTCATCCAGGAGGGACTCGTCCAGGCCGGGCGCGTCGAACGGGTCGCGGCGGCGGCGATGGGGCAGCGCCAGGCGCGCGGCCGCCCGGACGTCCTCGGCCGTCACCTCGGCCCGCCCCCGCCACGCCGCGTGCGCCAGGGCGGCGTTCGCCGTGACCAGGTCGGCGCGCAGGCCGTCCACCTCGAACCCGGCGCACACCGCCGCGATCTGCTCCAGCCGCTCGTCCGGCAGTCGCACTCCGTCCAGCCGCTCCCGCGCGGCGGAGATCCGCCCGGCGAGTTCGGCCTCGGCGTCCGCCCAGCGCGCCGCGAACGCCTCAGGGCCGGCCTCGAACGCCAGCCGCCGCCGTACCACCTCCGCCCGCTCCTTCGGGTCCCGCGACGCCCGCACCTCGACCGTCAGCCCGAACCGGTCCAGGAGCTGCGGGCGCAACTCGCCCTCCTCGGGGTTCATCGTCCCGACGAGCAGGAACCGCGCCGCGTGCCGGACCGACACCGACTCCCGCTCGACGTAGCAGGTGCCGAGGGCGGCGGCGTCCAGCAGCAGGTCTACCAGGTGGTCGTGCAGCAGGTTCACCTCGTCCACGTAAAGGACGCCGCGGTGCGCCGCCGCCAGCAGCCCCGGCTCGAACGCCTTCACGCCCTCGGTGAGGGCCCGCTCGACGTCGAGGGACCCGGCGAGCCGGTCCTCGGACGCGCCGACCGGCAGCTCCACCAGCGCCGCCGGGCGCCGCGCGGACGGGCCGCCCGGATCGTGCGGCCCGTCCGGGCACGCCGGGTCCGGCGCGGCCGGGTCGCAGGCGAACCGGCACGCCGGCACGACGTCCACGGCGGGCAGCTGCGCGGCCAGCGCGCGGACGATCGTGGACTTCGCGGTGCCCTTCTCACCGCGCACCAGCACGCCCCCGACCCGGGGGGAGACCGCGTTCAGCAGCAGCGCCAGTTTCAGATCGTCCATGCCGACGACGGCGCTGAAGGGATAGTGGGTGTTCAATCAGTGACCTTCCGGTTGATATGGGCGATCCGCCAGCCGTTTCCGGTGGAGACGAGAGCAGTCGTCGACAAGGGCGTGATGTCGATGCGGTCCGCGGCTGTGACGTCCACCCCGAGAGCGTGGGCGAGCGCCGCCCGGATGACGCCCGAATCGCAAACGGCGATACCGGACACGCCGGTGTCGAGCCAGGCCGCGACGCGGGCCGCGAGGTCGGCCCGGCTCTCGCCGCCGTGCGGCACGGCGTGCGGGTCGGACAGCCAGCGAGCCAGCGCGTCCGGCTCCCGCGCCGCCACCCGCGTGTACGGGAGACCGGCCCAGCGGCCGTGGTCCGCCTCGGCCAGCGCCGCGACCGGCCGGGCGGCGAGTTCGAGCGCCTCACACGTCTCCAGTGCCGCCCGCGCCGGCGACGACCATGCCTCGGCGCCGGACAGCGTCCCGGCCAGGCGCCGCGCCCTGGCCAGGCCGCCCGCGTCGGCCGCGCCGCCGGCCGGGAAGCGGGCCTCCCGCATCCCGGCCGACGTCGCGTGCCGGACGAACAGCACTCCGATCAGGCTGGCGCCGCGACGGGCGCGGGACGCCGCGCCCGGTCGGACGCCCATCCGAACAGGGCTCCGAACGCCGCCCAGAACACCAGCTGGGTACCGAGCGACGCGACCCGGAACTCCCACAGCAGGGCGGCGGGGAACCCGTCCGGCACCTCGTTCACCCCGGGCAGCGCCAGCCACGCCGCCACGACCGGCACCAGGAAGGCGAGCACCGCCGCCGCCCAGCGCGCCCACGGCCCGCCGGTGACGCGCCTGGCCGTGGTCACCGCGATGGCCACGGCGAGCAGCCCGATGACGACCATCGCCAGATACAGCAGGGTCCGGCTGGTGATCGTCTCGGGGTCGCCGACCGCCGGGGGATTGGCGGGGTACTTCAGGAACGGGACGACGATGACCGCGGCGAAGGCCGTCCCGGCGGCGGCGAGGGCGAGGCCCCCGTCCGACCGCGGGCCGACCCGCCCGCGCAGCGCCGCGAAGACCAGCGCGAACACGCCGCCCACCGCGAGCCCGTACAGGCCCGTGGCGAGGAAGAGCCCGAACTTCTGCGTCCCGCGGCTCACCTCCGCGCCGTGGTCGTGCCCGCCGCCGGCGGCCTCGTGTTCATGCTCGTGGCCGTGTGCGGGCTCGGCCGCCGCGGCGGCCTCCTCCAGTGCGATCGCGTCATCGATGCGGGGCTCGCCCACGGCGAACGCGAACGCGCCCGCGACGAGCCCGGCCAGCAGGCCGAGAAGAAGGCCCCTGACCAGCAGGGTCCGGATCATGGGGCGGCCTCAGTGGCACGGCACGCCGAGCAGGTGCCGCCCGTCGTGCATCAGCTCGTGGAGGTAGCCGCCCGTCTGCGACACGGCGCCGTTGTCCATCAGGACGAGGTAGCCGATGAGCAGCAGCACGGGAACCGCGAGCAGCCAAGGAACGAGGCGTGGAAGGGGGATGTTGCCTGGAGCCGACAGCGTGCTCACGGTACCTCCGAAGGGAAATCTTGCGCGTCCCGGACTATGAGGTCGCGGCCGCCCGAGCGACCTGGCTCCCGGGCTCGTCGTCCCGGATACAGTGGCGCGTCCGCACCGGCCTCTCACCGGATTTCCCTCGGGCAACCGTGAATCAGGCGAAACATACGACCTGGCAGGATGCTTGTCAACCCGCCGGGCGCGGCAGTCCGGCATCGGCCTTGCCGACGGTCAGAATCTGCACGGCGCGATCGCCGCCGTGAGATTCGCGCCCATGCTGGCAGGGTCCATGTCCTCGAGTACCTCTCCCAGGCCGGCGACGGAACCCCAACGTGATGGAACTGCGGACCCTTGGCGCTGTCACGGATCTTCGTGCGGAGCGCGCGGTGTGCTGCTTCTGGTTCGTGACATCTCCAGACATTCCGGGAACTGTTGCGACGTGGGGGCCGGGCGATCGTAGGGATGGGAGGCAAGCCAGGAGGAGCTTGTGTCGTCCTGGCCCGAGGCTGTGCTGTCGTGCTCGGTAGGCCAGTCTGTCGCCGTCCGTGATGGTCGATGCATCCACCGCAGACCCACCCTGCCCTTATGAGAAGAGCGAGGAGTGCCGGTGGTGTGTACCGGCGATGTGGCTGCGAGGAGCCAGACACCGGCCGCACCCTGGGTAGTAGGTGTCCGCGACTGGCGGCCGAGCGCAGCCATGGCAGTTGGTACCTGCGCCTCGAACTGGACACCGGAACGGACGGTCGCCGTCGACGGGTCCGCCGGGGCGGGTTCCCGACCCGCAAGGCCGCGCTGGAGGCGTTGGTACGGCTGCGTGGCCCGGCTGGGAGTCCGCTGACGGTCGCCTCGTGGCTGGAGCGGTGGCTGGAGAACCATCCGGGTGCGCCGTCCACGGTGACCGGGTACGCCGATCACGTGCGGCGGTATCTGAACCCGCTGTTGGGTCACCTGCTGCTGGCGGAAATGTCGGTCCTGCGCGTGGAGGAGATGTTCGCGGTCATCACCCGCGAGCATCAGGGCGCGGGCCGGCGGCTGTCGGCCGCGACGCTGGATCGGATCCGCGCGACGCTGCGGGCGGCGTTGAACGCGGCGCTCCGCCAGGGGCTGGTGGAGGAGAACCCGGCGTCGCTGGTGGCGTTGCCTCCGACGCGGCGGCCGCGTGCGGTGGTGTGGACCGCCGCCCGTGTCCAGCACTGGCGCAAGACCGGGGAGCGGCCCGCCGTGGCTGTATGGACCGCTGCTCAGACGGCCCAGTTCCTGGACGCGATCGCCGCGCACCGTCTGTATGCGGCCTACCATCTGATCGCGTTGCGTGGACTGCGGCGCGGTGAGGCGGCCGGGCTGCGGTGGTGCGATGTCGACTTGGACGAGGGCACCGCGGTGATCTGCCGGCAGTTGCAGCGACGGGACGGGCGGCTGATGGTATGCCCGCCCAAGACCGCGCACAGTACCCGGGTGATCGCGCTGGACCGCACCACGATCGCGGCGCTGCGCGCCCATCGATCAAAGCAGCAGGCCGAAGCGGCCGCCTACGGCGAGGGGTACCGCGACAGCGGGTATGTCTTCACCAACCTCAACGGTGACCCGGTTGCCCCGGGCCGGCTCACCCACGTGTTCCAGAAACTGATCGCCGAGCACGACCTGGCGCCGATCCGGCTGCACGACCTACGCCATGGTGCCGCGACGCTGGCGCTGGCCGCCGGCGTGGAACTGAAGGTGGTGCAGGAGATGCTCGGCCATTCCAGCATCGTGCTGACCGCCGACACCTACACCTCCGTCCTACCCGAAGTCGCGCACCGCGCAGCCGAGCAGACCGCAACGCACCTGCTGCGCGCCGCGGGCATGGTGCCCGGCACCACCCGACGTCGCGGCCGTGCCCTGGCCCGGCATCGGCGCCCTACTGGGGGTCACACCCGGACCGGTCTGGTGCGGCGCCGGGGGGCGAACAGTAGGCGTCCCGCATCGGCAGGTCCCCGCCCACGGGCTCGGCCGCTTGGACGCCTCCGCTCGGATCCTGCGGTATCGGCTGCGTAATCGAGAGCCTGTGCTCCCTGCCCCACCTGGCGACCTGCGAAAGGACTAACCGCATACCGGTGACGCGCCACCGCTGAAGAGGTGGGTGCGGAGATACGGCCTTGCCCCCACAGGGACGGCAAGACAGAAAGCGACCGTGGCTCGGCTTGTGCGCCGTCTAGGCCCCAGGGTGGCCTCATCCCGGCCCAAGGCATGATCACCGACACACCCGGCAGAGGGTGTTTGCCCTGGTCAGGGGTGGTGGGTCGCGTGGGACTCGAACCCACAGCCTACGGATTAAAAGTCCGGAGCTCTGCCAATTGAGCTAGCGACCCGTCGTGCAAGGGTACCGAGATCGCCGGGGGGTTCGCGACGGGGTTACGGGGTGGCGGCCAGGTGGACGGGGAGGTGCTTCAGGCCGTTCTGGAAGTTGGAGGTCAGGCGGACGGGCGGGCCGGTGCGGGTGATGCGGAGGGGGAGGAGTTCGCGGAAGACGGCGCGCATCTGGGTGCGGGCCAGGTGGGCGCCGAGGCAGAAGTGGGGGCCGAAGCCGAAGCTGACGTGGTCGTTGGGGTGCGGGCGATGTCGAAGCGGTCGGGGGAGGGGAAGACCGTTTCGTCGCGGTTGGCGGAGGCGTGGTAGACGACGACCTTGTCGCCCGCCCGGATGTCCTGGCCGGAGAGCCGCAGGGACGTGGTGGCGGTGCGGCGGAAGTCCATCACCGGGGGCCATTGACGCGCTCCCCGGCCTGAAGGCCGGGGATTCAGCCCGTGCCGCGGGTGCGGCACCTCTGTGGCTTCCTGTTTCACCGGGTCCTGCCCTCCGCTAGGCGGCGGGTCTTACGGTCCCTCCGCAGGCGTTTAGCCTCTCCGCCCGTCCGGCGGCGAGGATGTTCTTGGCGGCGTTGACGTCCCGGTCGTGGACCGCCCCGCACGGGCAGGCCCACGACCGGACGTTCAGCGGCATGGACTCGGCGACCGCCCCGCACGCCGAGCACAGTTTCGAGCTGGGGAACCAGCGGTCCACCTTGACCAGGGTCCGGCCATGCCGGGCGGCCTTGTAGGTGAGCATCTGCGTGAACTGGCCCCATCCGGCGTCGTGCACGCTCTTGGCCAGGCGCGTGCGGGCCAGGCCCTTCACCGCCAGGTCCTCCACCATCACCGCTTGGTTCTCGCGGACGATCCGGGTGGAGAGCTGGTGAGCGAAGTCCCGGCGCGCATCGGCCACCCGAGCATGGGCACGGGCGACCTTGACCACGGCCTTGGCGCGGTTGTTCGATCCCTTCGCCTTGCGGGACAGGGCCTGCTGAGCCTTGCGCAACCGCCGTTCGGCGCGGCGGAGGAACCGCCGATTGCCGATCTTCCGGCCGTCCGAGAGCACCGCGAAGTGCGTCAGGCCCAGGTCGATCCCGATCTCGGCGGCCGTCTGCGGCAGCGGCTCGCCGGCGGCCTCGACCACGAACGAGGCGAAGTACCGCCCGGCCGCGTCTTTGATCACGGTCACGCTGGACGGTTCGGACGGCAGGCGGCGGGACCAGCGCACTTTGACATCGCCGATCTTCGGCAGGCGCAGTTTCCCTCCCGCCGTGACCTGGAAGCGGGCATTGCGGGTGAAGCGGATCACCTGCCGGTTGTCCTTGCGGGACCGGAACCGGGGCGGGGCGGCCTTCGGCCCCTTGCGCTTGCCCGACAGCGAAGCGAAGAAGTTGCGGTAGGCGGTGTTCAGGTCGGCCAGCGCCTGCTGGAGCACCACGGCGGACACCTCGCCCAGCCAGGAACGCTGCGGGGTCTTCTTGGCCTCGGTGATGACCCGCTTGGACAGCTCGCCGTCGGAGATGTACGGCAGACCGGCCGCGTGGGCGTCCTGCCTGGCGCGCAGCCCGTCGTTGAACACCACCCGGGAGCACCCGAACGCGCGGGCCAGAACGGCGCACTGGCCCGGGGTCGGGTAGAGGCGGAAGGTGTACCGGAGCTGCACGCCATGATTTTGGCATTGGTGTATGACCGAGTACGAAGACATCAGAACAGG
The sequence above is drawn from the Actinomadura hallensis genome and encodes:
- a CDS encoding tyrosine-type recombinase/integrase, producing the protein MYRRCGCEEPDTGRTLGSRCPRLAAERSHGSWYLRLELDTGTDGRRRRVRRGGFPTRKAALEALVRLRGPAGSPLTVASWLERWLENHPGAPSTVTGYADHVRRYLNPLLGHLLLAEMSVLRVEEMFAVITREHQGAGRRLSAATLDRIRATLRAALNAALRQGLVEENPASLVALPPTRRPRAVVWTAARVQHWRKTGERPAVAVWTAAQTAQFLDAIAAHRLYAAYHLIALRGLRRGEAAGLRWCDVDLDEGTAVICRQLQRRDGRLMVCPPKTAHSTRVIALDRTTIAALRAHRSKQQAEAAAYGEGYRDSGYVFTNLNGDPVAPGRLTHVFQKLIAEHDLAPIRLHDLRHGAATLALAAGVELKVVQEMLGHSSIVLTADTYTSVLPEVAHRAAEQTATHLLRAAGMVPGTTRRRGRALARHRRPTGGHTRTGLVRRRGANSRRPASAGPRPRARPLGRLRSDPAVSAA
- a CDS encoding RNA-guided endonuclease InsQ/TnpB family protein, with the protein product MQLRYTFRLYPTPGQCAVLARAFGCSRVVFNDGLRARQDAHAAGLPYISDGELSKRVITEAKKTPQRSWLGEVSAVVLQQALADLNTAYRNFFASLSGKRKGPKAAPPRFRSRKDNRQVIRFTRNARFQVTAGGKLRLPKIGDVKVRWSRRLPSEPSSVTVIKDAAGRYFASFVVEAAGEPLPQTAAEIGIDLGLTHFAVLSDGRKIGNRRFLRRAERRLRKAQQALSRKAKGSNNRAKAVVKVARAHARVADARRDFAHQLSTRIVRENQAVMVEDLAVKGLARTRLAKSVHDAGWGQFTQMLTYKAARHGRTLVKVDRWFPSSKLCSACGAVAESMPLNVRSWACPCGAVHDRDVNAAKNILAAGRAERLNACGGTVRPAA